From Anopheles funestus chromosome 3RL, idAnoFuneDA-416_04, whole genome shotgun sequence, a single genomic window includes:
- the LOC125768185 gene encoding protein unc-119 homolog → MSVVGKKLSSSISAQGADADGPSPTTPTVATGGTSVQSTVTPDYVLQLNKITDDYLCTPDANIYEIDFTRFKIRDLESGAVLFEIAKPSLSDITHTATGADSKTKDSAASTTNDEPTGAPSATTTGSEDAEETFEPNAGRYVRYQFTPQFLKLKTVGATVEFTVGSKSVKNFRMIERHFFKDRLLKTFDFEFGYCIPFSKNTCEHIYEFPTIPPDLVNEMIQHPFETRSDSFYFVDGCLVMHNKADYAYNGGL, encoded by the exons ATGAGTGTGGTGGGCAAGAAGCTTAGCTCTTCGATTTCGGCCCAAGGGGCCGATGCAGATGGGCCCTCACCGACGACCCCTACGGTAGCAACCGGTGGCACATCGGTGCAGAGCACGGTCACCCCCGATTACGTGTTGCAGCTGAACAAAATTACCGACGACTACCTCTGCACACCGGACGCAAACATCTACGAGATTGACTTTACGCGCTTCAAAATTCGAGATCTGGAATCCGGTGCAGTGCTGTTCGAAATAGCGAAACCATCGCTCAGCGACATTACCCATACAGCGACGGGAGCCGATAGCAAGACAAAGGACTCGGCAGCAAGCACAACAAATGATGAACCTACCGGAGCGCCTTCCGCTACCACCACCGGTTCAGAGGACGCGGAGGAAACGTTCGAACCAAATGCTGGCCGCTACGTACGGTACCAATTTACGCCGCAATTTCTAAAACTAAAAACCGTCGGTGCTAC TGTCGAGTTTACCGTTGGCAGCAAGAGTGTGAAAAACTTTCGCATGATCGAGCGACACTTCTTCAAGGATCGGTTGCTGAAAACGTTCGACTTTGAGTTCGGATACTGTATTCCCTTTTCTAAAAATACTTGCGAACACATCTACGAGTTCCCCACTATCCCACCGGATTTAG TGAACGAAATGATTCAGCATCCGTTCGAAACGCGTTCGGATAGTTTTTATTTCGTCGACGGTTGCCTGGTGATGCACAACAAGGCCGACTATGCTTACAACGGTGGCCTGTGA